From Campylobacter upsaliensis, the proteins below share one genomic window:
- a CDS encoding DNA cytosine methyltransferase codes for MDSLQVDETLHIEQAARLINLSIKYVRREIANGSFVSQKKNGRILIDKHSFLHWKDNQSKKNLNQQNKIIKQKRQEDIANWINIEKEFKEINGWINHLETTYNCIDLFSGAGGLSCGLVMAGFMPIASIEIMPEAVLTYKNNFSKLKNFNENIIAQDIKEASVKEKLISSIKDKHIHLISGGFPCQGFSMSGHRIVCDPRNSLYLDMLDIVEKIRPDFVLMENVEGLRSMLGGAIEKKIINDYKEIGYEINVTTLNSADYEVPQIRKRVIFIGNRIGAKNYHPKPLLTSQNYKTVGDAILKFLNVPENESINHIMTRHSPEMVARMQNVEVGKSLYSHYGDAWKKVDWNKPSCTVKENHGGVNIHPILNRVMTPRELAALQSFPDDFIFAGSKKWQLVQIGNAVPPLLSKAIGLSIIKSLKENNVK; via the coding sequence GTGGATAGCTTACAAGTTGATGAAACTTTACACATAGAACAAGCCGCACGGTTGATAAATTTATCTATCAAATATGTTCGCAGAGAAATTGCTAATGGATCTTTTGTGAGTCAAAAAAAGAATGGTAGAATTTTGATTGATAAGCATTCTTTTTTACATTGGAAAGATAATCAATCAAAGAAAAATCTTAATCAACAGAATAAAATTATTAAACAAAAAAGACAAGAAGATATAGCAAATTGGATAAATATTGAAAAAGAATTTAAAGAAATAAATGGCTGGATTAATCATTTAGAGACCACCTATAACTGCATTGATTTGTTTTCGGGGGCTGGTGGTTTGTCTTGCGGATTGGTAATGGCTGGTTTTATGCCTATTGCAAGTATAGAAATTATGCCCGAGGCTGTTTTGACATACAAAAACAATTTTTCAAAATTGAAAAATTTTAATGAAAACATAATTGCACAAGATATTAAAGAAGCTAGTGTTAAAGAAAAGTTAATTAGCTCTATCAAAGATAAACACATTCATTTAATTTCTGGCGGATTTCCGTGTCAAGGATTTTCAATGTCAGGACACCGTATAGTGTGTGATCCTAGAAATTCCTTATATTTAGATATGCTTGATATTGTTGAAAAGATTCGTCCAGACTTTGTTTTAATGGAAAATGTTGAAGGTTTGCGTTCAATGCTAGGTGGTGCAATTGAAAAAAAAATAATAAATGATTATAAAGAAATAGGTTATGAAATCAATGTAACAACACTAAATTCTGCCGATTATGAAGTTCCGCAAATTAGAAAGCGTGTTATATTTATCGGCAACAGGATTGGGGCAAAAAATTATCATCCAAAGCCACTTTTAACATCGCAAAATTACAAAACTGTTGGTGATGCAATTTTAAAGTTTTTAAATGTACCTGAGAATGAGTCGATTAATCATATTATGACTAGACATAGTCCAGAAATGGTTGCTAGAATGCAAAATGTAGAAGTGGGAAAAAGTCTTTATAGTCATTATGGTGATGCGTGGAAAAAAGTCGATTGGAATAAACCATCTTGCACGGTTAAGGAAAATCACGGCGGAGTAAATATCCATCCTATTTTAAATAGGGTGATGACTCCTAGAGAATTGGCAGCATTGCAGAGTTTCCCTGATGATTTTATATTTGCAGGTTCAAAAAAATGGCAATTAGTGCAAATTGGGAACGCTGTGCCACCACTTTTGAGCAAGGCTATTGGATTATCTATCATCAAATCGCTAAAGGAAAATAATGTCAAATAG
- a CDS encoding 7-carboxy-7-deazaguanine synthase QueE: protein MKVVESFLSIQGEGKFAGRLAVFVRFAGCNFNCVGFNVKKQKENRELVGCDTLRAVFTKEYQNTYENLNAKELFLRVLKMAKDLKPIIVITGGEPLLHHKKSEFLKFIKLLLEAKFEVHFETNASIRVDFKKYPLYKKCIFALGVKLSNSGVSKEKRLNYKALKAFKKEAKKSFYKFVLEEEFLSKAEEEIKEILSVVKNEVYCMPLGENEARLKKNALALVNFCLKNGYNYSDRTHIRLWGDKEGV from the coding sequence ATGAAAGTTGTTGAGAGCTTTTTAAGCATACAGGGTGAGGGGAAATTTGCAGGGCGTTTGGCTGTTTTTGTGCGTTTTGCGGGGTGTAATTTTAATTGCGTGGGCTTTAATGTTAAAAAACAAAAAGAGAACAGGGAGCTTGTGGGCTGTGATACTTTAAGGGCTGTTTTTACTAAAGAATATCAAAATACTTATGAGAATTTAAATGCAAAAGAGCTTTTTTTAAGAGTGCTAAAGATGGCTAAGGACCTTAAGCCCATAATTGTGATAACGGGAGGTGAGCCTTTACTTCATCATAAAAAAAGCGAATTTTTAAAATTTATTAAGCTTTTATTAGAGGCTAAATTTGAGGTGCATTTTGAAACAAATGCAAGCATTAGGGTCGATTTTAAAAAATATCCTTTATATAAAAAATGCATTTTTGCACTTGGCGTAAAGCTTAGTAATAGTGGTGTCTCAAAAGAAAAAAGGCTCAATTACAAAGCCCTTAAAGCCTTTAAAAAAGAGGCAAAAAAGAGTTTTTATAAATTTGTTTTGGAAGAGGAATTTTTAAGTAAGGCTGAAGAGGAAATTAAAGAAATTTTAAGTGTAGTTAAAAATGAGGTTTATTGTATGCCTTTAGGAGAAAACGAAGCAAGGCTCAAGAAAAATGCTCTTGCTTTGGTTAATTTTTGCTTAAAAAATGGCTATAATTATTCGGATAGAACGCACATTAGGCTATGGGGAGATAAGGAAGGCGTATGA
- the rpmE gene encoding 50S ribosomal protein L31: MKKELHPEYVECKVSCACGNTFVTKSNKAELRVDICSNCHPFFTGSEKIVDAAGRVEKFKKKYAMQ, translated from the coding sequence ATGAAAAAAGAACTTCACCCAGAATATGTAGAATGCAAAGTGAGTTGTGCTTGTGGAAACACTTTTGTTACAAAGTCTAATAAGGCTGAATTAAGGGTAGATATTTGCTCAAATTGCCATCCTTTTTTCACAGGTAGTGAAAAAATAGTCGATGCCGCTGGACGCGTAGAGAAATTTAAGAAAAAATACGCAATGCAGTAA
- the trxA gene encoding thioredoxin, whose amino-acid sequence MGKYIELTSENFATAKEGVALVDFWAPWCGPCRMLSPVIDELASDFEGKAKICKVNTDEQGDLAAEYGVRSIPTLIFFKNGEVAGQLVGAQSKQTIADKINSLL is encoded by the coding sequence ATGGGAAAGTATATTGAACTTACTTCAGAAAACTTTGCGACAGCAAAAGAGGGTGTGGCTTTAGTGGATTTTTGGGCGCCTTGGTGCGGACCTTGCAGGATGTTATCCCCTGTGATTGACGAGCTTGCGAGTGATTTTGAAGGCAAGGCTAAAATTTGTAAGGTAAATACAGACGAGCAAGGCGACTTGGCGGCTGAGTATGGTGTGCGTTCTATACCGACTTTGATTTTTTTCAAAAATGGCGAAGTTGCAGGACAGCTTGTAGGCGCACAATCAAAGCAAACTATTGCTGATAAAATCAACTCTCTACTTTAA
- a CDS encoding UpaP162 family type II restriction enzyme produces the protein MSNSYFQKCVYLKKEIINYIITIFRVYDDELVLKLEDYNLLKNRHNCLESSTAPGFIIEEFIVSKLEKYSKKENIFCINRAKDNTATNHSYDCYTEFKNLLCMINIKVQKDKGQNNAISAINILHRDYCSNPSQEKAYLIIKIHYTFNNSNSKNERVLSILGVDGYFLEEVDFSDGHKQDSRNWSKEFKAQSGRLLINDSFRNKNKCDITQISYQKTFDFIKQIAHSE, from the coding sequence ATGTCAAATAGCTATTTTCAAAAGTGTGTATATTTAAAAAAAGAAATTATCAATTATATAATAACCATTTTTAGAGTATATGATGATGAGTTGGTATTAAAATTAGAGGACTATAACCTTTTGAAAAATAGACATAATTGTTTAGAGAGTTCAACTGCACCTGGGTTTATCATTGAAGAATTTATAGTTTCAAAATTAGAAAAATATAGTAAAAAAGAAAATATTTTTTGCATCAATAGGGCAAAGGATAATACTGCTACAAATCATAGTTATGATTGTTATACTGAATTTAAAAATTTATTATGTATGATTAATATAAAAGTTCAAAAAGATAAAGGGCAAAATAATGCAATTTCTGCAATCAATATTTTGCATAGGGATTATTGTAGCAACCCAAGCCAAGAAAAAGCATATTTAATCATAAAAATACATTATACATTTAATAATTCTAATAGCAAAAATGAGCGAGTTCTTTCTATATTGGGTGTGGATGGATATTTTTTAGAAGAAGTTGATTTTAGTGATGGACACAAACAAGATAGTAGAAATTGGAGCAAGGAATTTAAAGCACAATCTGGTAGATTATTAATAAATGATAGTTTTAGAAACAAAAATAAATGCGATATAACACAAATTTCATACCAAAAAACTTTTGATTTTATTAAACAAATTGCACATAGTGAATAA
- a CDS encoding LL-diaminopimelate aminotransferase → MFDEIHFNTIERLPNYVFAEVNAIKMAARRAGEDIIDFSMGNPDGKTPQHIIDKLCESANKDKTSGYSTSMGIYKLRLAICNWYKRKYSVNLDPDSEVVATMGSKEGFVNLARAVINPGDVAIVPTPAYPIHTQAFIIAGGNVTKMPLFYNDHFELDENAFFESLNKALYESVPRARYVVVNFPHNPTTITCEKSFYERLVAMAKKERFYIISDIAYADLTFDGYQTPSILEVEGAKDVAVETYTLSKSYNMAGWRVGFVVGNKRLIAALKKIKSWFDYGMYTPIQVAATIALDGDQKCVEEICQIYDKRKDVLLDSFANAGWNLQKPKASMFIWARLPENKRHLKSLEFSKQLLQKANVAVSPGLGFGEAGDDFVRIALIENENRIRQAARNIKKFLKD, encoded by the coding sequence ATGTTTGACGAAATTCATTTTAATACCATAGAAAGACTTCCAAATTATGTTTTCGCAGAGGTTAATGCGATTAAAATGGCAGCAAGAAGAGCGGGAGAGGACATTATAGACTTTTCTATGGGTAATCCAGATGGTAAAACCCCTCAGCATATCATCGATAAGCTTTGCGAAAGTGCGAATAAGGACAAGACTTCGGGCTATTCGACCTCTATGGGAATTTATAAGCTTCGTTTAGCCATTTGTAATTGGTATAAAAGAAAATATAGCGTCAATTTAGACCCGGACAGTGAAGTCGTGGCGACTATGGGAAGTAAGGAGGGCTTTGTCAATCTTGCAAGAGCTGTGATAAACCCAGGCGATGTCGCCATAGTGCCAACTCCAGCTTATCCCATCCACACGCAAGCCTTTATCATCGCTGGGGGCAATGTTACTAAAATGCCTTTGTTTTATAATGATCATTTTGAACTTGATGAAAATGCTTTTTTTGAAAGTCTTAATAAGGCGCTTTATGAAAGCGTTCCAAGGGCGCGTTATGTGGTTGTGAATTTTCCGCATAATCCTACAACAATTACTTGCGAAAAGAGCTTTTATGAAAGATTAGTCGCTATGGCTAAGAAGGAGCGTTTTTATATTATTAGCGATATTGCTTATGCGGATTTGACCTTTGATGGGTATCAAACGCCTTCTATTTTGGAGGTTGAAGGAGCTAAAGATGTGGCTGTGGAGACCTATACTCTTTCTAAATCTTACAATATGGCAGGTTGGCGTGTAGGCTTTGTCGTGGGAAATAAACGCCTCATCGCCGCTCTTAAAAAAATTAAATCTTGGTTTGATTATGGTATGTATACACCTATACAAGTCGCCGCTACCATAGCACTTGATGGCGATCAAAAATGCGTAGAAGAAATTTGTCAAATTTATGATAAAAGAAAAGATGTTTTGCTCGATTCTTTTGCTAATGCTGGTTGGAATTTGCAAAAACCTAAGGCAAGTATGTTTATATGGGCGCGTTTGCCTGAAAATAAGAGGCATTTAAAAAGTTTGGAATTTTCTAAGCAACTTTTACAAAAAGCAAATGTTGCTGTAAGTCCGGGACTTGGATTTGGCGAGGCTGGAGATGATTTTGTAAGAATTGCTTTAATAGAAAATGAAAATCGCATCCGTCAAGCTGCGAGAAATATTAAGAAATTTTTAAAAGATTAA
- a CDS encoding YraN family protein has protein sequence MGLISHLSGILGENRACAFLKKHRFEILERNFHSKFGEIDIIAKKDEILHFVEVKFTQKDYEPYERLDFKKYNKILKTIEFYKLKRQISNDFQLDLICIKDKDIEFFENISL, from the coding sequence ATGGGCTTAATTTCGCATTTAAGTGGAATTTTAGGAGAAAATAGAGCTTGTGCCTTTTTAAAAAAGCATCGTTTTGAGATTTTAGAGAGGAATTTTCACTCTAAATTTGGCGAGATTGACATCATTGCCAAAAAAGATGAAATTTTACATTTTGTTGAGGTAAAATTTACGCAAAAAGACTATGAGCCTTATGAAAGACTTGATTTTAAAAAATATAACAAAATTTTAAAAACCATAGAATTTTATAAGCTTAAAAGACAAATTTCTAACGATTTTCAACTTGATCTCATTTGCATTAAAGATAAAGATATAGAATTTTTTGAAAACATCAGCCTTTAA
- a CDS encoding 6-pyruvoyl trahydropterin synthase family protein, with protein sequence MIIRKMFEFENAHIVRFCSSKRCKTSIHGHSYKIEVLLESKYLDNAGMVYDFGLLKNEMRQIVDSFDHAITLFKDDDKAYLREMQRYSSRWVLLPVNVSAENFCRVFFVLIDALLEKTKMQNGERGVKLQSIIIHETRTGYAQGFREDAYSEFLPKISLEDIEFSKAIKAEWSDESFYEKLCGTHIFINPKEL encoded by the coding sequence ATGATTATAAGAAAAATGTTTGAATTTGAAAATGCACATATTGTGAGATTTTGCTCTTCTAAACGCTGCAAAACTAGCATTCACGGACATTCTTATAAGATAGAAGTTTTACTTGAGAGTAAGTATTTAGATAATGCGGGTATGGTGTATGACTTTGGACTTTTAAAAAATGAAATGAGGCAAATTGTAGATAGTTTTGACCATGCTATTACGCTTTTTAAAGATGATGATAAGGCTTATCTTAGGGAAATGCAAAGATATTCTAGTCGTTGGGTGCTTTTGCCCGTTAATGTGAGTGCGGAGAATTTTTGTCGTGTGTTTTTTGTCTTAATTGACGCTTTGTTAGAAAAAACAAAAATGCAAAATGGCGAAAGGGGCGTAAAGCTTCAAAGTATCATCATACACGAGACGAGAACGGGCTATGCGCAAGGTTTTAGAGAAGATGCTTATAGTGAATTTTTACCTAAAATTTCATTAGAGGATATTGAATTTTCTAAGGCGATTAAGGCTGAGTGGAGTGATGAAAGCTTTTATGAAAAGCTTTGTGGAACTCATATTTTTATCAATCCTAAGGAGTTATAA
- a CDS encoding 16S rRNA (uracil(1498)-N(3))-methyltransferase: MQFLYHKEAKNSSIFLEKEEFLHLKVRRVKEGESLNLRNLQDDFLYTYRISDLKRNSCVLSLISQEENLTFKSGVNLALGVIEPKIVEKILPFFNEMGLEKLILVYCEFSQKNFKIDKKRLEKILINSCQQCGRGDLMRIEIYENVDSFLAIYPKVVLVDFEGEKKEFDKDTLYFVGAEGGFSESERRRIKDKIALNSPFILKSQSAALGVLSKILLNFIFLLC, translated from the coding sequence ATGCAATTTTTGTATCATAAAGAGGCAAAAAATTCTTCTATTTTTTTAGAGAAAGAAGAGTTTTTACATCTTAAAGTGAGAAGGGTTAAAGAGGGCGAAAGTCTCAATTTGCGTAATTTGCAAGATGATTTTTTATACACTTATAGGATTAGTGATTTAAAAAGAAATAGTTGCGTTTTAAGCCTTATCTCGCAAGAAGAAAATTTAACTTTTAAAAGCGGAGTTAATTTAGCTTTAGGCGTGATAGAGCCTAAAATTGTGGAAAAAATTTTGCCATTTTTTAATGAAATGGGACTAGAAAAACTTATTTTGGTTTATTGCGAATTTTCGCAAAAAAATTTTAAAATTGATAAAAAACGCCTTGAAAAAATTCTTATTAATTCTTGCCAGCAGTGTGGAAGAGGGGATTTGATGAGGATTGAAATTTATGAAAATGTGGATAGTTTTTTAGCAATTTATCCTAAGGTTGTTTTGGTGGATTTTGAAGGCGAAAAAAAAGAATTTGATAAAGATACGCTATATTTTGTCGGTGCTGAGGGAGGATTTAGCGAGAGTGAAAGAAGGAGAATTAAGGATAAGATCGCTTTAAATTCGCCCTTTATTTTAAAAAGCCAAAGTGCTGCTTTGGGTGTTTTGTCGAAAATTTTGCTTAATTTTATCTTTCTTTTATGTTAA
- the rsmI gene encoding 16S rRNA (cytidine(1402)-2'-O)-methyltransferase produces MLYFIPTPIGNLGDISLRSLELLSACEIVFCEDTRVCKHLITLLNERFKTCIKPQKILSLHTHNEKEVLEKLDLKLFEKNVAYLSDAGMPGISDPGFALVQFALKHKLFYEVLPGANAALVALVSSNLCEKEFIFLGFLANKGKQRQKEIENLLLNPYPTIIYEAPTRILALVQTIAKLEPKRELFAMKEISKKFQTSFRSRAEKLVEELKGANLNGEWVLVVAKSSQNFSSNSLCESDILKLDLPLKIKSKLLAKMSGKNSKELYQKLLLSQNEVK; encoded by the coding sequence ATGCTTTATTTTATTCCTACTCCCATAGGAAATTTAGGCGATATTAGCTTACGCTCTTTGGAGCTTTTAAGTGCTTGTGAAATTGTATTTTGTGAAGATACAAGAGTTTGCAAGCATTTGATTACCTTACTAAACGAAAGATTTAAGACCTGTATTAAACCTCAAAAAATTCTTTCTTTACATACACATAATGAAAAAGAAGTGCTTGAAAAGCTTGATTTAAAGCTATTTGAAAAAAATGTTGCGTATTTAAGTGATGCGGGGATGCCTGGTATTAGCGATCCGGGTTTTGCCCTTGTTCAATTCGCTCTAAAACATAAGCTTTTTTACGAAGTCTTACCTGGTGCAAATGCTGCTTTAGTCGCACTTGTAAGCTCAAATTTGTGCGAAAAAGAATTTATTTTTCTTGGCTTTTTAGCAAATAAGGGTAAGCAAAGGCAAAAAGAGATAGAAAATTTACTTTTAAATCCTTATCCCACTATAATTTATGAAGCTCCCACACGCATTTTAGCCCTAGTGCAAACCATCGCAAAGCTTGAGCCAAAAAGAGAGCTTTTTGCGATGAAAGAGATTAGTAAAAAATTTCAAACTTCTTTTAGGAGTAGGGCTGAAAAACTTGTTGAAGAGTTGAAAGGTGCAAATTTAAATGGCGAATGGGTTTTAGTCGTGGCAAAATCTTCGCAAAATTTTTCTTCAAATTCGCTTTGTGAGAGTGATATTTTGAAGCTTGATTTGCCTTTAAAAATCAAAAGTAAGCTTTTGGCTAAAATGAGTGGAAAAAATTCAAAAGAGCTTTATCAAAAACTGCTTTTAAGTCAAAATGAGGTAAAATAA
- the rlmB gene encoding 23S rRNA (guanosine(2251)-2'-O)-methyltransferase RlmB, protein MIVYGKQVFFYILQKHKKMINELYLAKECDKATFSLIAKAGFKIKKLDFKSAQALARGGNHQGFLMDIKEFDFVPFCELKKSEFIVMLCGISDVGNIGAIIRTAYALGVDGLLFIGKNLAQESIVRSSSGAALDLPICLSNDALSALNELKQMEFKLYGADGKGREVHHLTFPKGKKVLIMGSEGFGLSSKIIQKCDECVGIAMQNDFDSLNVSAAFAILCDRIVHAKL, encoded by the coding sequence ATGATAGTCTATGGAAAGCAAGTATTTTTTTACATTTTGCAAAAGCATAAAAAGATGATTAATGAGCTTTACTTGGCAAAAGAGTGTGATAAAGCCACATTTTCTTTGATAGCAAAAGCTGGATTTAAAATTAAAAAACTAGATTTTAAAAGTGCTCAAGCCTTAGCTAGGGGCGGAAATCATCAAGGTTTTTTAATGGATATTAAAGAATTTGACTTTGTGCCTTTTTGTGAGCTTAAAAAAAGCGAATTTATCGTTATGCTTTGTGGAATTAGCGATGTGGGAAATATCGGTGCTATCATACGCACGGCTTATGCTTTGGGTGTTGATGGTTTGCTTTTTATAGGAAAAAATTTGGCACAAGAGAGCATTGTGCGTTCTAGTAGTGGAGCGGCTCTTGACTTGCCTATATGTTTAAGCAATGACGCCTTATCGGCATTAAATGAGCTTAAACAAATGGAATTTAAGCTTTATGGTGCCGATGGAAAAGGTAGGGAAGTTCATCACCTTACTTTTCCAAAAGGTAAAAAGGTTTTGATAATGGGAAGTGAGGGCTTTGGATTGTCCTCAAAAATTATTCAAAAGTGTGATGAGTGCGTTGGTATAGCTATGCAAAATGACTTTGATAGCCTTAATGTCAGTGCGGCTTTTGCAATACTTTGTGATAGGATAGTGCATGCAAAATTATAA
- a CDS encoding homoserine dehydrogenase, producing the protein MNIALLGYGVVGSAVAKALIENQEIIKARCGEEIKPVIALARSPKKDALIPIAYDVEEILKRKDIDVYVELMGGVEFAYELVYRLLKEGKRVVSANKAMLAYHRYELENLAGKLAFEASVAGGIPIIKALKEGLAANQILSIKGILNGTSNYILSAMSEKGANFEAMLKKAQELGYAEANPSFDISGEDAAHKLLILASLAYGIKALPEEILCEGISEIDALDMEFAKEFDYTIKLLGIAKKQDFSVELRVHPTMIPKNTMIAKVNGVMNAISIEGDLLGESLYYGAGAGGKATASAVVANLMEFARGSYTSPMLGFKQNLPFVLLEKEEIITKYYLRLKVEDKIGVLSKITHLMSECGISVDSFLQKPKINEPYSTLFFTTHKSYEKSIRALLKALEKQEFIKAKPFMMRIEE; encoded by the coding sequence ATGAATATAGCGCTTTTGGGTTATGGCGTGGTCGGCTCTGCTGTGGCTAAGGCTTTGATAGAAAATCAAGAAATCATCAAGGCAAGATGTGGCGAGGAGATAAAGCCTGTGATCGCTCTTGCAAGAAGTCCTAAAAAAGACGCCCTAATTCCTATTGCTTATGATGTGGAAGAAATTTTAAAACGAAAGGACATTGATGTGTATGTCGAGCTTATGGGAGGCGTTGAGTTTGCTTATGAGCTTGTATATAGGCTTTTAAAAGAAGGTAAAAGGGTCGTCAGTGCAAATAAAGCAATGCTTGCTTATCATCGCTATGAGCTTGAAAATTTAGCAGGAAAATTAGCCTTTGAGGCAAGTGTGGCGGGAGGAATTCCCATTATAAAAGCTTTAAAAGAGGGCTTAGCGGCAAATCAAATTTTAAGCATTAAAGGCATACTTAATGGCACGAGTAATTATATTTTAAGTGCGATGAGTGAAAAGGGGGCTAATTTTGAAGCTATGCTTAAAAAAGCACAAGAATTAGGCTATGCAGAGGCAAATCCTAGCTTTGATATTAGCGGAGAAGATGCGGCACATAAGCTTTTGATTTTGGCTAGTCTTGCTTATGGCATTAAGGCGTTGCCTGAGGAGATTTTGTGTGAGGGCATTAGCGAAATTGACGCTCTTGATATGGAATTTGCAAAGGAATTTGATTATACCATTAAACTTTTGGGGATCGCTAAGAAGCAAGATTTTAGCGTAGAGCTTAGGGTGCATCCTACGATGATACCAAAAAATACGATGATCGCTAAGGTTAATGGCGTGATGAATGCTATTAGCATAGAGGGCGATTTACTTGGCGAAAGTCTTTATTATGGGGCTGGAGCTGGTGGAAAGGCGACTGCAAGTGCTGTGGTGGCAAATTTGATGGAATTTGCAAGGGGGAGTTATACCTCTCCTATGCTTGGTTTTAAACAAAATTTACCCTTTGTTTTGCTTGAAAAGGAAGAAATCATTACGAAATATTACTTAAGACTTAAAGTCGAGGATAAAATAGGCGTTTTGTCTAAAATCACACATTTAATGAGCGAGTGTGGAATTTCTGTGGATAGTTTTTTGCAAAAGCCTAAGATCAATGAGCCTTATAGCACGCTTTTTTTCACTACGCATAAAAGTTATGAAAAAAGCATAAGAGCTTTACTTAAAGCCTTAGAAAAGCAAGAATTTATCAAGGCTAAGCCTTTTATGATGCGTATAGAAGAATAA
- a CDS encoding Crp/Fnr family transcriptional regulator has translation MQPLTKEILTQINTTICGDEKSLEVLQNKGIVKAYAKGYRIYPDSDELLGFLYVLSGKIRFFSVSSNAKEITIFTISGKESCIIATSCIFSNIQVDVVLEFMEDSSVFILPNKSFEVLTHSNESIMRFNLSLVSKRLKQAFDTINDVSFKSLKNRVAKFLLSNARDNHVKASQESIANNIGSAREAVARVIKELKTQGLIDTNRNEIVLKSGLYELGEEES, from the coding sequence ATGCAACCACTAACTAAAGAGATTTTAACGCAGATAAATACCACAATATGTGGCGATGAGAAAAGCCTTGAAGTCCTGCAAAATAAGGGCATTGTAAAAGCCTACGCAAAAGGATATAGAATCTACCCAGATAGCGATGAGCTGCTAGGCTTTTTGTATGTTTTAAGTGGCAAAATCCGCTTTTTTAGCGTCTCAAGCAATGCTAAGGAAATCACCATTTTTACTATAAGTGGCAAAGAGAGTTGTATTATCGCTACAAGCTGTATTTTTTCAAATATACAAGTTGATGTGGTGCTTGAGTTTATGGAAGATTCTAGTGTGTTTATCCTGCCAAATAAAAGCTTTGAAGTCCTCACGCATAGCAATGAATCTATTATGCGTTTTAATCTCTCTTTAGTCTCTAAACGCCTAAAACAAGCCTTTGATACCATTAATGATGTAAGCTTTAAAAGTCTTAAAAATCGCGTAGCGAAGTTTCTATTAAGCAATGCTAGGGATAACCATGTAAAGGCTAGTCAAGAAAGCATAGCAAATAACATCGGCAGTGCTAGAGAGGCAGTTGCAAGGGTGATAAAAGAGCTAAAAACACAAGGGCTAATTGACACAA